The following coding sequences lie in one Phalacrocorax aristotelis chromosome 2, bGulAri2.1, whole genome shotgun sequence genomic window:
- the LOC142052542 gene encoding uncharacterized protein LOC142052542 — MGSLPPRPRRRSPPPARREDQHRRLSSSHYGPAVAGGREGGAFPAAATRPLRPLHHSQHGGRAGSGAAPRGVTGPGSAAGGEREGLSAPDPGPCATVTSFSSVLSAPSAPRPSAGSRRHSARMSSVPRRADGPEGETHLSSWALPGLGGSGPRWFVSRDLPLAAFPLAPLENGAAGPQPVPAEQGRRCTENLLPHFPYRISALRW, encoded by the exons ATGggctccctcccgccccggccccggcgccgctcacctcctcccgcCCGCCGGGAGGACCAGCACCGCCGCCTCTCCTCCTCACACTACGGCCCCGCAGTGGCGGGCGGGCGGGAAGGCGGCGCCTTTCCCGCCGCTGCGACCCGCCCTCTGCGGCCGCTCCACCACAGCCAGCACGGCGGCCGGGCGGGCagcggcgcggccccgcggggGGTGACAGGACCGGGGTCGGCCGCGGGTGGGGAAAGAGAGGGGCTCTCGGCCCCGGATCCTGGGCCCTGCGCTACGGTTACAAGCTTCTCGAGCGTGCTCAGtgcccccagcgcccccagaCCCAGCGCCGGGTCCCGCCGACACAGCGCGAGGATGTCGTCGGTCCCCAGGCGAGCTGACGGCCCGGAGGGCGAAACCCACCTCTCCTCCTGGGCCCTGCCCGGCCTCGGCGGCTCCGGCCCGCGTTGGTTCGTCAGCCGTGACCTTCCCCTGGCGGCATTTCCTTTAGCTCCCCTGGAGAACGGTGCTGCCGGCCCGCAGCCAGTGCCGGCTGAGCAGGGCCGCAG GTGCACAGAAAACTTACTGCCTCATTTTCCATACCGCATTTCAGCTCTCAGATGGTGA
- the STEAP1 gene encoding STEAP1 protein → MEKREGDNHAIDQNAGQIIMPRRNTGNLSNLNVDMQVTNPPEAAALFNLHQAHHFGEFERSSEQHCKQDLFPRWHLPMKIASVISLLTFIYTFMRDVIYPFITRKENVFYKIPILVINKVLPVVSITLLALVYLPGILAAGFQLYFGTKYKRFPQWLDRWMLSRKQFGLLSFFFATMHACYSLCYPMRRSYRYKLLNWAFQQVKQKKENAWIEHDVWRMEIYVSVGILGLAFLALLAITSIPSVSQSLTWREFHYIQSKMGYLALLLCTVHALVFAWNKWVDVNQFIWYTPPSFMVAVFLPIVVLLCKCTLLLPCFRKRIKKIRCGWEANTQTNQTSMTSRL, encoded by the exons ATGGAGAAGAGGGAAGGTGATAATCATGCCATTGATCAGAATGCAGGTCAAATCATCATGCCgagaagaaatacaggaaacCTTAGCAACTTG AATGTGGATATGCAAGTCACCAATCCACCAGAAGCAGCTGCACTTTTTAATTTACATCAAGCACACCATTTTGGTGAGTTTGAACGCTCTTCAGAACAACACTGCAAGCAGGATCTGTTTCCCAGGTGGCACCTGCCAATGAAGATAGCATCTGTGATCTCattattaacatttatttacaCATTTATGAGAGATGTCATATATCCTTTTAtaaccagaaaggaaaatgttttctataaAATTCCAATCCTTGTCATAAACAAAGTTTTACCAGTGGTCTCAATCACCCTTTTAGCACTAGTATATTTACCAGGAATATTAGCTGCTGGTTTCCAGCTGTACTTTGGCACCAAGTATAAAAGGTTTCCCCAGTGGCTGGATAGATGGATGTTATCAAGAAAGCAATTTGGacttctcagtttcttcttcgCTACAATGCACGCCTGCTATAGCCTATGCTATCCAATGAGAAGATCGTACAGATACAAGCTGCTGAACTGGGCGTTCCAGCAG gtcaagcaaaaaaaagaaaatgcctggATTGAACACGATGTTTGGAGAATGGAGATTTATGTGTCTGTAGGAATTCTGGGACTTGCTTTTCTGGCCTTGTTGGCAATAACATCAATCCCATCTGTCAGTCAGTCTTTGACCTGGAGAGAGTTCCACTACATTCAG agCAAGATGGGATATTTAGCTCTGCTGCTATGCACTGTTCACGCACTGGTGTTTGCTTGGAATAAGTGGGTTGATGTTAACCAATTTATCTGGTATACACCACCTTCATTTATGGttgcagtttttcttcctattgTAGTTCTGCTTTGTAAATGCACGCTGCTGCTCCCATGTTTTAGGAAGAGGATAAAAAAGATCAGATGTGGTTGGGAAGCTAACACACAAACCAATCAAACCAGCATGACTTCCAGACTGTAG